The Patescibacteria group bacterium genome has a segment encoding these proteins:
- the yidD gene encoding membrane protein insertion efficiency factor YidD, with protein sequence MLQIILSIPKLTALHLIRLYQKTVSFDHGLVRVFRPHGQCKFVPTCSEYTYQAIEKYGVVKGGFKGLRRIVRCHPFSKGGYDPLN encoded by the coding sequence ATGCTCCAAATAATCCTCTCCATCCCCAAACTCACTGCTCTCCATCTCATCCGTTTATATCAAAAGACGGTTTCCTTTGACCATGGTTTAGTTCGCGTATTCCGACCCCACGGACAATGCAAGTTTGTTCCCACCTGTTCTGAATACACGTATCAGGCAATTGAAAAATACGGAGTTGTAAAAGGCGGCTTTAAGGGTCTTAGGCGGATCGTCCGTTGTCACCCGTTTAGCAAGGGTGGTTATGATCCATTAAATTGA
- a CDS encoding YidC/Oxa1 family membrane protein insertase, whose amino-acid sequence MIQLFNTVLYQPIFNLLVWLYNVIPGHDIGIAIILLTIVIKAILYPFSLQSIKAQKSMKDLQPKIEELKKKFKGQKDVLAREMMQLYKKEKINPMSSCLPLLIQFPFLIAVFRVFRTGLGEGSLDMLYSFVHNPGALNPISFGFLDLSKPQVALAILAGAAQYWQAKMMVTKQPPKQVENKEGAKDEGMAAAMNKQMLYLMPVITVIIGLTLPGGLALYWLVTTLLMVAQQKYFFKKDGGREVVPVQANQENK is encoded by the coding sequence ATGATCCAATTATTCAACACCGTACTTTATCAGCCAATATTTAATCTCTTGGTTTGGCTGTACAATGTTATCCCGGGCCACGACATTGGCATTGCTATTATTTTATTAACAATAGTAATCAAAGCCATTCTTTATCCTTTTTCTTTGCAGTCCATCAAAGCCCAAAAATCCATGAAGGACTTACAGCCCAAAATAGAAGAGCTTAAGAAAAAATTTAAAGGCCAAAAAGATGTATTGGCCCGGGAAATGATGCAGTTGTACAAAAAAGAAAAAATTAATCCCATGTCATCTTGTTTGCCGCTTTTGATTCAATTTCCTTTTTTGATTGCGGTATTCCGAGTTTTTCGTACGGGCCTGGGAGAAGGGAGTTTGGACATGCTTTATTCTTTTGTTCATAATCCTGGCGCTTTAAACCCAATTTCTTTCGGATTTTTAGATTTATCAAAACCCCAAGTCGCTTTAGCAATTTTGGCTGGCGCGGCCCAATATTGGCAGGCTAAAATGATGGTGACAAAACAGCCGCCTAAGCAGGTTGAAAATAAAGAGGGCGCTAAAGATGAGGGCATGGCCGCGGCCATGAATAAGCAGATGCTTTATCTGATGCCTGTTATAACCGTAATTATTGGTCTGACACTGCCAGGGGGACTAGCACTATATTGGCTGGTAACAACCCTGCTTATGGTTGCCCAGCAGAAATATTTTTTCAAGAAGGACGGGGGGAGGGAAGTTGTTCCAGTCCAAGCAAATCAGGAAAACAAGTAG